One window from the genome of Chiroxiphia lanceolata isolate bChiLan1 chromosome 15, bChiLan1.pri, whole genome shotgun sequence encodes:
- the MED7 gene encoding mediator of RNA polymerase II transcription subunit 7: MGEPQQVSALPPPPMQYIKEYTDENIRKGLAPKPPPPVKDSYMMFGNQFQCDDLIIRPLESQGIERLHPMQFDHKKELRKLNMSILVNFLDLLDILIRSPGSIKREEKLEDLKLLFVHVHHLINEYRPHQARETLRVMMEVQKRQRLETAERFQKHLERVVEMIQNCLASLPDDLPHAEGGLRVKVEPMDTDDGSNCIGQSEKQRERSGGKRDQVLDKDAAMCSIIDEMT, encoded by the coding sequence ATGGGTGAACCTCAGCAAGTGAGCGCCCTTCCTCCACCTCCAATGCAGTATATAAAAGAATATACTGATGAAAATATCCGTAAGGGCCTGGCTCCAAAGCCCCCTCCCCCTGTGAAGGACAGCTACATGATGTTTGGCAATCAGTTTCAGTGTGATGACCTGATCATTCGGCCCTTGGAGAGCCAGGGTATTGAACGGCTGCATCCCATGCAGTTCGATCACAAGAAGGAATTAAGAAAACTTAATATGTCTATCCTGGTCAACTTTTTGGACCTCTTGGATATCTTGATAAGGAGCCCAGGGAGCATAAAGCGAGAGGAGAAACTGGAAGACTTGAAACTGCTTTTTGTCCATGTCCATCACCTTATAAATGAGTATCGCCCTCACCAAGCCAGGGAGACACTGAGAGTCATGATGGAGGTGCAGAAACGTCAGCGCCTGGAGACCGCGGAGCGATTCCAGAAGCACCTGGAGCGGGTTGTGGAGATGATCCAGAACTGCCTGGCTTCCTTGCCTGATGATCTGCCTCATGCAGAGGGAGGACTGAGGGTGAAAGTGGAGCCCATGGATACTGATGATGGCAGCAACTGCATCGGACAGAGCGAAAAGCAGAGAGAGCGTTCAGGTGGCAAGAGAGATCAGGTTTTAGACAAGGACGCAGCGATGTGCAGCATTATTGATGAAATGACATGA
- the LOC116794416 gene encoding hepatitis A virus cellular receptor 1 homolog isoform X2, translated as MLSYVCMTWILLVLFTGPTVSETVIGEVGQNVTVPCSYSVRTTQDITSMCWGRDSCPNSQCSRPIIWTDGWRMTEQYSSRYLLQGKLQEGDVSLTIVNAEEADSGTYCCRVEHWGWFNDQKTNLKVLIKKAPGSTSGSSFTVTETWPASVSEAPENASGPCSDTSDCSDVTANLQNTSVSLPSQQYSENGLYIGIGSCAVLLVILILALFLTKQYFYNTKKTGDFANFIAFQRPQGVGNPNALEDEIHAEENVYIIH; from the exons ATGTTGTCTTATGTCTGCATGACCTGGATTCTTCTGGTCCTGTTTACAG GCCCCACAGTATCAGAAACAGTGATCGGAGAGGTTGGTCAGAACGTCACCGTGCCCTGCTCCTACAGCGTCCGGACAACGCAAGACATCACATCCATGTGCTGGGGTCGGGATAGCTGCCCTAATTCACAGTGTTCTCGGCCCATTATCTGGACAGATGGATGGAGGATGACAGAGCAGTACAGCAGCAGGTACCTATTGCAAGGGAAACTGCAGGAGGGCGACGTTTCCCTCACAATTGTGAACGCCGAGGAGGCAGACAGTGGGACTTACTGCTGCCGTGTGGAGCACTGGGGGTGGTTCAACGATCAAAAAACTAATCTCAAGGTTCTGATAAAGAAAG CTCCTGGAAGCACCAGTGGATCCTCCTTTACTGTCACAGAAACATGGCCAGCATCTGTCTCAGAAGCTCCTGAGAAT GCCTCTGGTCCCTGCTCTGACACCTCAGACTGCTCAGATGTTACTGCAAACCTGCAG AACACCTCTGTATCGCTTCCCAGTCAGCAGTATTCAGAAAATGGTCTGTACATTGGGATTGGGTCATGTGCAGTACTTCTGGTCATCCTGATTTTGGCTCTGTTCCTCACTAAAC AATACTTTTACAATACGAAAAAGACGGGTGACTTTGCAAA CTTCATTGCATTTCAGAGGCCACAAGGTGTGGGGAATCCTAATGCCCTGGAAGATGAGATCCatgcagaggaaaatgtttATATCATACACTAA
- the LOC116794416 gene encoding hepatitis A virus cellular receptor 1 homolog isoform X4 — protein MLSYVCMTWILLVLFTGPTVSETVIGEVGQNVTVPCSYSVRTTQDITSMCWGRDSCPNSQCSRPIIWTDGWRMTEQYSSRYLLQGKLQEGDVSLTIVNAEEADSGTYCCRVEHWGWFNDQKTNLKVLIKKAPGSTSGSSFTVTETWPASVSEAPENNTSVSLPSQQYSENGLYIGIGSCAVLLVILILALFLTKQYFYNTKKTGDFANFIAFQRPQGVGNPNALEDEIHAEENVYIIH, from the exons ATGTTGTCTTATGTCTGCATGACCTGGATTCTTCTGGTCCTGTTTACAG GCCCCACAGTATCAGAAACAGTGATCGGAGAGGTTGGTCAGAACGTCACCGTGCCCTGCTCCTACAGCGTCCGGACAACGCAAGACATCACATCCATGTGCTGGGGTCGGGATAGCTGCCCTAATTCACAGTGTTCTCGGCCCATTATCTGGACAGATGGATGGAGGATGACAGAGCAGTACAGCAGCAGGTACCTATTGCAAGGGAAACTGCAGGAGGGCGACGTTTCCCTCACAATTGTGAACGCCGAGGAGGCAGACAGTGGGACTTACTGCTGCCGTGTGGAGCACTGGGGGTGGTTCAACGATCAAAAAACTAATCTCAAGGTTCTGATAAAGAAAG CTCCTGGAAGCACCAGTGGATCCTCCTTTACTGTCACAGAAACATGGCCAGCATCTGTCTCAGAAGCTCCTGAGAAT AACACCTCTGTATCGCTTCCCAGTCAGCAGTATTCAGAAAATGGTCTGTACATTGGGATTGGGTCATGTGCAGTACTTCTGGTCATCCTGATTTTGGCTCTGTTCCTCACTAAAC AATACTTTTACAATACGAAAAAGACGGGTGACTTTGCAAA CTTCATTGCATTTCAGAGGCCACAAGGTGTGGGGAATCCTAATGCCCTGGAAGATGAGATCCatgcagaggaaaatgtttATATCATACACTAA
- the LOC116794416 gene encoding hepatitis A virus cellular receptor 1 homolog isoform X3 codes for MLSYVCMTWILLVLFTGPTVSETVIGEVGQNVTVPCSYSVRTTQDITSMCWGRDSCPNSQCSRPIIWTDGWRMTEQYSSRYLLQGKLQEGDVSLTIVNAEEADSGTYCCRVEHWGWFNDQKTNLKVLIKKAKISTASPHTYTSEQTSAPGSTSGSSFTVTETWPASVSEAPENNTSVSLPSQQYSENGLYIGIGSCAVLLVILILALFLTKQYFYNTKKTGDFANFIAFQRPQGVGNPNALEDEIHAEENVYIIH; via the exons ATGTTGTCTTATGTCTGCATGACCTGGATTCTTCTGGTCCTGTTTACAG GCCCCACAGTATCAGAAACAGTGATCGGAGAGGTTGGTCAGAACGTCACCGTGCCCTGCTCCTACAGCGTCCGGACAACGCAAGACATCACATCCATGTGCTGGGGTCGGGATAGCTGCCCTAATTCACAGTGTTCTCGGCCCATTATCTGGACAGATGGATGGAGGATGACAGAGCAGTACAGCAGCAGGTACCTATTGCAAGGGAAACTGCAGGAGGGCGACGTTTCCCTCACAATTGTGAACGCCGAGGAGGCAGACAGTGGGACTTACTGCTGCCGTGTGGAGCACTGGGGGTGGTTCAACGATCAAAAAACTAATCTCAAGGTTCTGATAAAGAAAG CTAAGATCTCTACTGCAAGTCCTCACACTTACACCTCTGAACAGACATCAG CTCCTGGAAGCACCAGTGGATCCTCCTTTACTGTCACAGAAACATGGCCAGCATCTGTCTCAGAAGCTCCTGAGAAT AACACCTCTGTATCGCTTCCCAGTCAGCAGTATTCAGAAAATGGTCTGTACATTGGGATTGGGTCATGTGCAGTACTTCTGGTCATCCTGATTTTGGCTCTGTTCCTCACTAAAC AATACTTTTACAATACGAAAAAGACGGGTGACTTTGCAAA CTTCATTGCATTTCAGAGGCCACAAGGTGTGGGGAATCCTAATGCCCTGGAAGATGAGATCCatgcagaggaaaatgtttATATCATACACTAA
- the LOC116794416 gene encoding hepatitis A virus cellular receptor 1 homolog isoform X1, translating to MLSYVCMTWILLVLFTGPTVSETVIGEVGQNVTVPCSYSVRTTQDITSMCWGRDSCPNSQCSRPIIWTDGWRMTEQYSSRYLLQGKLQEGDVSLTIVNAEEADSGTYCCRVEHWGWFNDQKTNLKVLIKKAKISTASPHTYTSEQTSAPGSTSGSSFTVTETWPASVSEAPENASGPCSDTSDCSDVTANLQNTSVSLPSQQYSENGLYIGIGSCAVLLVILILALFLTKQYFYNTKKTGDFANFIAFQRPQGVGNPNALEDEIHAEENVYIIH from the exons ATGTTGTCTTATGTCTGCATGACCTGGATTCTTCTGGTCCTGTTTACAG GCCCCACAGTATCAGAAACAGTGATCGGAGAGGTTGGTCAGAACGTCACCGTGCCCTGCTCCTACAGCGTCCGGACAACGCAAGACATCACATCCATGTGCTGGGGTCGGGATAGCTGCCCTAATTCACAGTGTTCTCGGCCCATTATCTGGACAGATGGATGGAGGATGACAGAGCAGTACAGCAGCAGGTACCTATTGCAAGGGAAACTGCAGGAGGGCGACGTTTCCCTCACAATTGTGAACGCCGAGGAGGCAGACAGTGGGACTTACTGCTGCCGTGTGGAGCACTGGGGGTGGTTCAACGATCAAAAAACTAATCTCAAGGTTCTGATAAAGAAAG CTAAGATCTCTACTGCAAGTCCTCACACTTACACCTCTGAACAGACATCAG CTCCTGGAAGCACCAGTGGATCCTCCTTTACTGTCACAGAAACATGGCCAGCATCTGTCTCAGAAGCTCCTGAGAAT GCCTCTGGTCCCTGCTCTGACACCTCAGACTGCTCAGATGTTACTGCAAACCTGCAG AACACCTCTGTATCGCTTCCCAGTCAGCAGTATTCAGAAAATGGTCTGTACATTGGGATTGGGTCATGTGCAGTACTTCTGGTCATCCTGATTTTGGCTCTGTTCCTCACTAAAC AATACTTTTACAATACGAAAAAGACGGGTGACTTTGCAAA CTTCATTGCATTTCAGAGGCCACAAGGTGTGGGGAATCCTAATGCCCTGGAAGATGAGATCCatgcagaggaaaatgtttATATCATACACTAA